The genomic segment TTTCCCCACTAGGAGGCTCCCAGATTGATGAAAACCAAGGTTCAAAACCGGTTTCTTCGATAGCTTCACCAGCAGCACCATCTGCTCCACCAAAATATCCTTCATCCTCACCAAGACCATCATACATAATCAATGGGGAGATGAATAATACAATACAAATAACTGATAAAATAATTAATGTTGATTTTTTCATATTAATCACCTTATGCTTCATTAGGAGCTAATACTCCAAGTTTATCTAATAATTTTGGTTTGTAAGCTTTTAATCTGTCCCAAATAATTACAGTCAATATACCTTCACCAATAGCTAATGGAACTTGAGTTACTGCGAAAATAACTAAGAATTTACCTAATGATGCGGTGAATGTTGGAATCGGGAACGCAAGTGCTAATTGAATAGAAGTTGTTACATAAGTCAATAAATCTCCTAAGAATGCTGCAAAGAAAATTGCAACTGTAGAAGAAACATTTGCTTTTGTCAATGATTTGTATACAAACCAAGCTGCAAAAGGACCTACAATACCCATTGAGAAAATATTAGCACCAATAGTTGTTAAACCACCGTGAGCAAGCAAAATTGCTTGGAACAAAAGAACAATAGTGGCAAGTACTGAAGCTACAGCAGGGCCAAAAATTGCTGCACTTAACCCATTACCACAAGGATGAGAACAACTTCCTGTAACGGAAGGTAATTTCAAGGATGATAAAACAAACATGAATGCACCAGATACTGCGAGCAATGCTTTAGATTCCGGGTGTTCCTCTATAATTTTTTTAATTTGATAAATACCATAAGCAACTACAATTAATGATATGACTAACCATATAATACACCAGTTAAATGGCAAATATCCTTCCATAATATGCATTAATATATTCCTCCATAAATATAATATTAAATTATACAAATAACAGCCAACATAATTAAAAAAAACTTAATTTAATTATTTAATTCATACTAAAATGTTCAGTATAAAAAATTACCTTATCAATCCCATTTGATAAAACAATCAATGAAAACTTAATTTAAATTAATATTTATTAAAGTTTTATTGATAAACATAATATATAATTTATTATATATAAATATTATTAACAAAAATATTATTTAGAAAACCAAATCAAAGTTAATAACATCAAATAAAAAAAAGTTGATACTATGGAAATAAAAAACAACTTAATTCTAGCGCTTGACGTAATGAGTGAAAACGAAGCTATTGATATTTGCGATTCTATTAAAGAATACATTGATACAATTAAAATCGGATACCCATTAGCACTTGCAGAAGGTCTTGAAATCATAAACAAATTAAAAGACAAATTTGGATTCAAGGTTATTTGTGACTTTAAAGTAGCAGATATTGATGCTACAAACTCAAAAATCTGTGACGAAACATTCAAGGCTGGAGCAGATGCAATTATCTGTCATGGATTTGTTGGAAATGACAGTGTACAGGCATGTTTGGATATGGCAAACAAACATGGAAAAGAATTATTTTTACTTACTGAAATGTCCCACCCAGGAGCTAAAATGTTTTTACAAAAAAATGCTGATGAAATAGCTAAAATGGGAGTTGAAATGGGAATTACAAACTATGTAGCACCGGCAACAAGACTTGACAGATTATCAGATATTAGAAATATTGTCGGCAAAGACTCATACATTATCTCTCCAGGTGTTGGAAAACAGGGCGGAGACGGTAAAAAAACTCTTGAGTTCTCAAATGCTATTATTGTTGGAAGAAGCATTTATGAAGCAGAAGATCCAAAATTAGCATGTGAAAATCTTATCAAATCATTAGAATAAATAGGAGAGATAAAAAAATGGCAAACGAAGTAACAAAATTAATCATTGAAACAATATTAGGTTTAATTACAACTGCATTTGCATTTGTTGCAGGTTTAGCATGGAACGATGCAATCCAAAAATTAATTGAAACATTTATTGGAACTGGAGATGCACTTCCAAGTTTATTTACCTACGCTATTACAGTAACCATTGTTGCTGTTGTTGTAACTGTTCTTATTGCAAGAGTAGCTGCTAAAATGGGCGTAGATATAGACGAATAAAAATAATAAATAAAAAAAAAGAATTTTTACATTCTTTTTTATCTTCTTTTTTTAATTTTCAAAAACAACTTTTGCAAGTTCATAAGCTATTTCAAAGGATATGAAACATACAAATATCCAAAGATTGAATACACCACAAACTGCTAAAAGCAATATTACAACTTTCATAACAAACCTATATTCAAAAAATAGGTTTAAAAACATGTTTTGTGTAACATTTGGGATTAATTCATGGCCAACTTCATCACCAAGAGCTGCAAGAATACAGATTAGTAATACAACCATGCTCAACTTTGGAATACCAAATATAAGTACAATACCAATAAATAAAATCAATGTAACAATATGATGCATTCCATCAACTTTAAAAGCAATCAAATTACCAACTAAAATTGCAATAAAGATATAAGCTGCTTCATTTGAATAAATTGTAGCGGCTGCAGATGCAATACCACATAAAATTCCAAAAATTGTAGCATATTTTAAATCATCATTTACATCGAAAAAATCATCCG from the Methanobacteriaceae archaeon genome contains:
- a CDS encoding energy-coupling factor ABC transporter substrate-binding protein, whose amino-acid sequence is MKKSTLIILSVICIVLFISPLIMYDGLGEDEGYFGGADGAAGEAIEETGFEPWFSSIWEPPSGEIESLLFALQAAIGAIIIGYAFGYWRGQSKKEE
- the cbiM gene encoding cobalt ECF transporter S component CbiM; translation: MHIMEGYLPFNWCIIWLVISLIVVAYGIYQIKKIIEEHPESKALLAVSGAFMFVLSSLKLPSVTGSCSHPCGNGLSAAIFGPAVASVLATIVLLFQAILLAHGGLTTIGANIFSMGIVGPFAAWFVYKSLTKANVSSTVAIFFAAFLGDLLTYVTTSIQLALAFPIPTFTASLGKFLVIFAVTQVPLAIGEGILTVIIWDRLKAYKPKLLDKLGVLAPNEA
- the pyrF gene encoding orotidine-5'-phosphate decarboxylase → MEIKNNLILALDVMSENEAIDICDSIKEYIDTIKIGYPLALAEGLEIINKLKDKFGFKVICDFKVADIDATNSKICDETFKAGADAIICHGFVGNDSVQACLDMANKHGKELFLLTEMSHPGAKMFLQKNADEIAKMGVEMGITNYVAPATRLDRLSDIRNIVGKDSYIISPGVGKQGGDGKKTLEFSNAIIVGRSIYEAEDPKLACENLIKSLE
- a CDS encoding DUF5654 family protein, with translation MANEVTKLIIETILGLITTAFAFVAGLAWNDAIQKLIETFIGTGDALPSLFTYAITVTIVAVVVTVLIARVAAKMGVDIDE